AGTAATGTGGTAGCTCGTGAGTTTGCTAAATGTTCTACTACTGGTTGCCTCTGGTGCGGTTATCCCGTTGCTTGGAAACGATGCTTCTGTTTTGATGCTTGAATAAAGGAGGAGTTTTCTGTCAAAAAAAAATCAACCAAAAAAATTGGGGAGAAGCAGCAGGTGCtccgcctctgccgccgccggTGATCCGCCGTAGCAGCCGCTCGCCCCGCCGCACCTGATCCTCTTCAATCTACTGTTCcattccaccccgacccaaaccaAACACACACTAAACACCGCCGCCGACCTCTCCTAAGTTGTGTCCCATCTCACCGGAGATGGCCGGGGCAGCTTCGTCGGTAGCGCCAGTTCTCGTCATCTGCTTGCTGTCTCTTGTTCTCTTCTTCCACAGGTTAGCGTAACTTGTTCTACATGTACTCCTCTAGTGAACCTTTGGGGATCTCGTTTGCTGAATTAAGTGCTGAAGAGGGGATGGCTTCTTAGCCTTTCTTTGCCATGAAAATGTTAGATTTGCCGGATTAGCATGCCTGCCGTGGCAGATCTGAGCAAGATTTCGCTCGTAATCATCCCCGGCATCCTCGGGCCACCCCTACGCTCGCTTAGTTGAGATAATTTGGGTGGGCATCACTGTTCTAAACGTTCTTGGGGCTAGCCTTGTTACTGCAATCTAATCGAAGCCGGTTTCTATTCAGGGATGCTTTGCAACGGAGGTAGTTGTGGGGAGGAAATGCCTGTAGTACAGTCTGTAGTTTTGTGTAATCTGAGTCTGAACTGTATGCCTTGGTGTGTAATTAATCCAGGTGCCGGAGCTGTGAAGCTGTGGAGATAGAGAGGACGTTGGCGATGATCAAGCCGGATGGTTTGTCTGGTAACTACACCGAAAAAATCAAGGAGGCCATCTTGGAGTCTGGATTTGATATCATAGAAGAGGCAGTTGTCCAGCTGGATGTAGAGAGGGCATCACTCTTCTACGCTGAGCATGCCGATAAAAGCTTCTTCAACAGCCTAGTGAAGTACATGACGAGGTATGTCCGTATGTTTTGTTCTAAAGACATGTGTGTTTTGTTCTAAAGACATGTGTGTTTTGTTCCTCCCAAGGCCATGAGGAAATTTGATTAATGCCACCTCTGTTCCAATACCTAATTCCTGAGCTAAATTTGTCTCTTCAGTttcttggtatgatacaatcaattAATTTCTGAAAACATGCACACTTTAGGCAGAAGAGTTGTATATATACGGAGGAGATCAGATGATTGATATATGTGGCAAGGGCTCAGAGAATCTGTGATGTTTTAGATTTACAAATCTCTTTTTTATATCGAGCGATTTAGAAAAGACAATTGTTCATGTCATGGTTCAGAGAAATTAGGTGATTAGGAGTGTTCTGTGAAGAATCGAACTTGGTGCTTAGGAGTCATTTTGCAGTAATATAATAAACATATTAAGAAATTCATTATCAATATTTTTAAAGATTGTAAAATAATTATTTAAGAATATTTTTGGCAAAATTAGCTACTTATAGTAAAATCGACATAATAACAGGCAATTAACTTACAAGTTCCAACTCAGTGATCTATAGCCAAATCAACATGTAATTAACATACAATCAACAAATTACAATCATCCGAGTACCCTAGGGGCATTTAAGACATTTTCTCAGCTCACACCGCTCTCGGCCGTATTTCCAAATGACCAACCTTCAGCCGCTTCTGATACACCCACAACCCAAACCAAACAGAGTGTTCGTTGTAAAATCCAGTAAGCATGCCCACATTACGCCCCGAGCAAAATTGGACATTTCTTGGCTCATAGTCTCATAGCACATTTTTTAGGCAATTGCTTGGTGTGCGTGGGGCCAGTCCCCACCTGAATATGTTGCCCAAAACCGGTGTGGAGTATTCAAGGCTAGGTATTCCTGCCAAGACATAGTGGCTACCTTACTATAGGGTTTCTTGAACTGATGCAACAAAAAGGTAGATTGGAGACAGTGTTGTGAACTGTGACATGAGGAGGTTGATCAACATTCTTGAACACTTTGTCACTTTGCGCTGCCCAACTCTTCCATAAGacattttggtatatttttatttttttcgggAGAACTCCATTTACTTTTCTTGTTTGCATTTGAGTACTATCATGCTAATCTGCTCTGCATACAAAGCAGCCTCTGACATGATTGTTTTTGTTTGTGCTGATGTTCAGTGGTCCAGTTTGTGCTATGATTCTGGAAAGCCCCGATGCCATTTCACGCTGGCGAAATTTGATAGGGCCAACTGATGCAAGAAAGGCTAAAACTTCACACCCTGACAGGTTAAGAACTACAGCATTCCTTTTTCTAGTTGAGAACACCTTATGTGAGATCAATGATGACTCCAATGCAAACATATTAATAAATAATAACTAATATCAGTGTTCCATAGGAAACTTACTGCACCTTTTCATTACCCAAGTGTTTGTGATCCATGTCTCATAACATATTAGTGAGCTTGAACCTAACTCTTGCTTCTATGCTTTTGCAATTCATGTTATTTACGAGCACCACGCTTCTCATTACAGCATTAGAGCAATGTGCGGCTTGGACTCTGAGAAAAATTGTGTGCATGGTTCAGATTCACCGCAATCTGCAGCTAGAGAGATTTCGTTTTTCTTCGGAGATGATAAATCTGGTTGGCGTCTTTGCTTTCATTTGATAAGTTTTGGAGATTAGACCATGAATTTTCTGACCATGATTCACTACAATGCAGAAGCGCTGGAACATGACGAGCTGTAGACAATTGGCATGTATCCTCAAAAGGCAGATAATTTTTGAAGTTTGATTTGCCCCTTCCAGCTATTAGTTGATGAAAATGTCTGTACATCACATATGTTGATCTGACATCAAACTTCTCCAGTTGATAGCTTCATCCCTTGGTTGCCAAAGGCTGTGACGGTGAAATCACCACAGCGAAATTTTGTCAAGCACTCCCATCTAACTGATTGTGTGTCCGTGATGTCAAAAAAAAAACTGATTGTGTGTCCCAGTTAAATAcaccctccgtccggaattacttgtcgcagaaatgaatgtaactagacgtattttaattctaagatacatccatttctatccaTTCGTGCTGCAGGTAATTCTGGACGGGGGGAGTATATAATTGGCTTTACTGgataaaaatcctatgggttttAGAACCCGTGCTGACTGGCTTGACCATGCCAATCTTATTTATCAAAAACTGTCACTTGTTAGTTGATGGAATGCAAGTCCAGATGCAGTAATCCATGAGGAAGGGAGAACAAAGCTGCCATTTGCTGAAAATAGCATGCTTGAGTAACAGCATATTGCTCTGCTGTAGATTCAAGAGTAGTATTTTACCAGCGGTTCAGTAGTCTGGTTACAAAGGGTGAGGCCGAGAGCCCCATCCAGCTTGTGCAGGTGCAGGCTTGATCTTATGCAGTTTTTTTGTAAGGAAACATGTAGGGAAAAGTAAGACGCAAAAGATGTGTACGGAAAATTATCAGCGATGAGTTAGAAGTACCCTGATAGAAGTTTTGGTCTTATGGATGATCTTTGTTGTTCGTGTTTGCTTCAAATTCCCACAATCAATGCTTACTTGAAGATGTGTAGTCCAATTGTGCCGTGCCCTATGAAAAGAATGTAAATCATATTTTGATTCATTAAGACAAGGATTTGACTAACAATTACTTTGTTAATATAGTTCAATATTTCAATATACGCGACATAAAATTGTGTTATTATACTCGTATTGAAAAAACACAAATTGTGATTGTGATTTTGTATCGTAGAAATTGAAGTATTTTTTTATTGTGCCTGTTGTGCTGAATCAAAATGCACCTTACATTTAAACCTGAAGCCTTCTTCCTCCTGCATACAGTCACCACGCGTCGACTCAACATAACTAATGTAGATTGCGCTGACAAATGTCATCGGTTTTTGTATTAGATCAAGATCcttttttgcaaaaataaaagATTAGTAGCTAGGCCTCCGTTGAcacatactactccctctgtttcaaattactcgtcgcagaaatgggtgtatatagaactaaaatacatctagatacatccatgtaattcggaacggagggagtaccttccaAAAATGTGTCTACAAAAGTTTAAATGTATTTCTTATCTCTCTTATGTGTATTGCTAATTTAGCTTTGAAATTTCTAGGAGTTGTAGACATGCATTTTTATTATTCAAAacgtttaaatttgattttttggAGATCTCTTAAATTcgattttttttacaaatttgaatttgaatttttgagGCATTTTTTTTCGAGAATCAGGCATTTTTTTATTGTGCGGATATTCTCGCAGCCCGACTACTCTCGGCTCGGGTCTGCCACCCCTAAAATCCACCGGGCTCTGGACCCGGCCCGACCCGCCCAAACACGTAATCCCGCACCGATACCAATACCACCTTCCTTGCTTCCGTGGCCGGTAACGACAACTCCGCGTCCCGCTTTACCCCTTCTTCTCCCCCGTCCGCTCCACCACCCGAGCGACTCCAGACCACGAGCCCCGCCGACGAAGCCGCCGTTGCCAGCCCCCACCCGCGTGCAAGAGGGGAGCGCCCCACTTCCGACGTACCTGCCCCTCCACCCACTCGACTCGCCCGATCGATTCCGCCGCTCGATTTTGACCCGGCTGCTGTTTTTTTGTCCCCCCTCGCAGATTCAAGCCGATCGGAGCGCGATCCGGCGGGTCGGAGCCCAGCCATGTCGGGGGTTTTTGGCAGGGTGTTCGGGAAGTCCAAGNNNNNNNNNNNNNNNNNNNNNNNNNNNNNNNNNNNNNNNNNNNNNNNNNNNNNNNNNNNNNNNNNNNNNNNNNNNNNNNNNNNNNNNNNNNNNNNNNNNNNNNNNNNNNNNNNNNNNNNNNNNNNNNNNNNNNNNNNNNNNNNNNNNNNNNNNNNNNNNNNNNNNNNNNNNNNNNNNNNNNNNNNNNNNNNNNNNNNNNNNNNNNNNNNNNNNNNNNNNNNNNNNNNNNNNNNNNNNNNNNNNNNNNNNNNNNNNNNNNNNNNNNNNNNNNNNNNNNNNNNNNNNNNNNNNNNNNNNNNNNNNNNNNNNNNNNNNNNNNNNNNNNNNNNNNNNNNNNNNNNNNNNNNNNNNNNNNNNNNNNNNNNNNNNNNNNNNNNNNNNNNNNNNNNNNNNNNCCTGATTACATAGTACTGTACTCTTGAGGGGTTGCCATTTGCCACCGTAGTATGGTAGTTCAGTGTAGAAGTTTATCGTCTGGTGATTTAGTGTAGGCTCTGTGCATACATGAATGTTGTGACTTCTCATTACTGCATGGGAGCTTCATGATGTGTGTCACCTATCTGGGATGCTGTCGTACTGGTAATCGGTGGGCAGACGGATTAGAGAGTTTTTATACTAAGATACCGAAGTTAGCTACACCTTAACTTTGTGATAATTAGGAGTGAAGGGGGATATATAGTCATGTGGTTGGTGGCGATACGAAGAAAGGAAAATATGCCGTCGCATGATGCAAGAGTGAGCGGTGTAAAGAGATTCTGATTCAATGAGCAGTTAAGCACTTGTCAGGACGGATGGTTTTAATCAATGAAATACCATGGGAGGTTGATTACGCTATAAACTAGTTAGAGTTACAAAAAGTTTCAGTTCGTTGGTTCAAAGGAATGGGAGATTGAAACATAGATTTTTGACATGCTTGTTGTTTCACTGCATCCTTTTCAGTGCTGCAAGTACCCACTTCCAAAACAAGAAAAGTAGACAATAAGACCAAGGGGGTTCTATGTACATAACTGCTGTCTTCTTAGTCCTCTGGATTCTGAAATCCCTCTTAATCATTCAGTGCATAGAAGGATTAAATTCAAATGTCGGATAATCTGGCAAGTGAAATTTAACTCTGTATAACTCATAATTGGATAGCTTAGGTACTCAATATTGCTTGGATAAGTTTTAATGTAACTTGCATTCTTTCAGGAATAAGTTTTTTCCATGACATGTAATAGTGGTTATAATGCTCTCATTTTGATACAGTTTGTATCTGCAAACTAACTTTCTTAATATGCTTCAGACTCTTGAAATGTTAGAAAAGAAGGAAAATTTACTAATGAAGAAGGCGAATCTTGAAGTTGAGAAGGCAAAGGCGTTCACCAAAGCCAAGAACAAAAAAGGTATCCTATATCAGCTTCAAGAAATATATTGATCTTCCAGGACAACTTCCTCAAAACTCTCTGTTTTTTCATTCTTTTTGGGCTATTGCTGTGATGTTCTATTCATTTAATTGGAATGATCGTATCTTCATAAGCATGTACATCTAATTTGCCCCCTTCTGCTGCTATCCTGctattttgccttttattttcccAGTTTCCTACTATTAGATTGTCTGGTCAGTCATGATGCTAGTCTTCATACTTAGTTACCTCACTCCTTACCAGTTACTTCCATTTGATTAATTCCTTCAattatttattactccctccgatccaaaataattGCCGCAGTTTTGAACTGGGGTTAGTTCAAAACTGCGTCACTTATTATGCATCTGAGGTAGTATAGACTTACATTTTTCTTTGAAGATGAAAACAC
The sequence above is drawn from the Triticum aestivum cultivar Chinese Spring chromosome 7A, IWGSC CS RefSeq v2.1, whole genome shotgun sequence genome and encodes:
- the LOC123153481 gene encoding uncharacterized protein (The sequence of the model RefSeq protein was modified relative to this genomic sequence to represent the inferred CDS: added 48 bases not found in genome assembly), yielding MAGAASSVAPVLVICLLSLVLFFHRCRSCEAVEIERTLAMIKPDGLSGNYTEKIKEAILESGFDIIEEAVVQLDVERASLFYAEHADKSFFNSLVKYMTSGPVCAMILESPDAISRWRNLIGPTDARKAKTSHPDSIRAMCGLDSEKNCVHGSDSPQSAAREISFFFGDDKSEALEHDELYSRVVFYQRFSSLVTKGEAESPIQLVQLRVPLYPFFSPVRSTTRATPDHEPRRRSRRCQPPPACKRGAPHFRHSSRSERDPAGRSPAMSGVFGRVFGKSKEQSQASALASIDKLSETLEMLEKKENLLMKKANLEVEKAKAFTKAKNKKAAIQCLKRKRLYEQQVEQLGNFQLRIHDQMIMLEGAKATTETVDALRTGASAMKAMHKSTNIDDVDKTMDEINDNMENMRQIQDLLSAPMGAASDFDEDELEAELADLEGEELEAQLLAPTTSAPMTAPARVPQQSSRPTAQSSKTEDDELAALQAEMAM